Proteins encoded by one window of Porphyromonas vaginalis:
- a CDS encoding RNA degradosome polyphosphate kinase, with amino-acid sequence MGKTTKRKVNKFPYIDRDVSWMSFNRRILLESAREDVPLMERLNFLGIYSNNLDEFFRVRVASLRRIAEDEELSAPQRKEAERTLRKIYKLNKEYAETFEENFQQALDDLAKEGIRVVNERELTPRQEEQVFDFYIRQLGASTNPLSLRKMDFSADQIEESIYLAVQMKELEPGSDKPLRQSVGIIKAPVEKFGRFIRIADDEEGRVCIMFLDDVIRFNLKYIFAGLRCNDFEAYTFKFTKDAEMDIREEDVDVGVVQRVSKGLRRRRKGEMLRVVYDADMPGSLRNKIFRKAGLDSNDAKVAGGRYHNLRDLMDFPKCGRQDLCNPPQTPILGDGIDFTESMIDQVLHRDRHLHFPYHSFNRFLRLLREAAISDEVRGIKCTLYRVAKDSNVINALIAAAKNGKKVTVVVELLARFDEESNIAWAKEMIEAGINVLFGPETLKIHSKLVHITTRHGDIACIGTGNMHEGTARVYTDVMLMTANKCVAREVADVFKYIEKPYLDTHFKELLVSPNDMRRRFTALINREIKNKLAGRPAYIMVKVNHIVDPALIKRLYAASQAGVDVDLLVRGNCSLVPGVKGVSENIRVYGIIDRYLEHSRIFIFCNNDDPLYFIGSADWMQRNLDRRIEVVAPVYDKEIQRDLHHIVACGLQDVSQGHYVNSHDGRPRREDAPTPWYRSQTDLYAYYLQQDIDTDTKI; translated from the coding sequence ATGGGCAAAACAACAAAACGCAAAGTGAACAAATTCCCTTACATAGATCGAGATGTAAGCTGGATGTCCTTCAATCGGCGCATCCTCCTAGAGAGTGCCCGAGAGGATGTCCCGCTGATGGAGCGCCTGAACTTCTTGGGCATCTACTCAAACAACCTGGACGAGTTCTTTCGTGTGCGTGTGGCTTCGCTACGGCGTATCGCAGAGGACGAGGAGCTGTCAGCACCGCAGCGTAAAGAAGCGGAGCGGACGCTACGCAAGATTTACAAGCTCAATAAGGAGTATGCTGAGACCTTTGAGGAGAACTTTCAGCAGGCACTGGATGATCTCGCTAAGGAGGGCATACGAGTGGTCAACGAGCGGGAGCTGACGCCTCGACAGGAGGAGCAGGTCTTTGACTTCTATATTAGGCAGCTGGGTGCAAGTACTAATCCGCTCTCGCTGCGCAAGATGGACTTTTCGGCAGATCAGATAGAGGAGTCGATCTACCTAGCGGTGCAGATGAAAGAGCTGGAGCCGGGCAGCGACAAACCACTGCGTCAGAGCGTCGGCATCATCAAAGCTCCGGTAGAGAAGTTCGGCCGATTTATCCGCATAGCAGACGATGAGGAGGGGAGGGTCTGCATCATGTTCCTCGATGATGTGATTCGCTTCAACCTTAAGTATATCTTTGCGGGCTTGCGGTGTAATGACTTTGAGGCTTACACCTTCAAGTTTACCAAAGATGCGGAGATGGACATTCGCGAGGAGGATGTCGATGTGGGTGTGGTACAGCGTGTCTCTAAGGGTCTGCGTCGCCGTCGCAAGGGTGAGATGCTCCGTGTGGTCTACGATGCCGATATGCCTGGCTCGCTGCGCAACAAGATCTTTCGCAAGGCGGGACTAGACAGTAACGATGCCAAGGTGGCGGGCGGGCGTTACCACAATCTGCGTGACCTGATGGACTTCCCCAAATGCGGTCGCCAAGACTTGTGCAATCCGCCACAGACACCGATCCTAGGCGATGGCATTGACTTTACGGAGAGTATGATCGATCAGGTGCTACATCGAGACCGGCACTTGCACTTCCCTTATCACAGCTTCAACCGCTTCCTGCGCCTCCTGCGTGAGGCAGCTATTAGCGATGAGGTGCGTGGAATCAAGTGTACGCTCTATCGTGTCGCCAAGGACTCGAACGTGATCAATGCCCTGATCGCTGCGGCTAAGAATGGCAAGAAGGTGACGGTCGTCGTGGAGCTGCTGGCGCGCTTTGACGAGGAGAGCAACATAGCCTGGGCTAAGGAGATGATCGAGGCGGGCATCAATGTGCTCTTTGGTCCTGAGACGCTGAAGATACACAGCAAGTTGGTCCATATCACGACCCGTCATGGAGATATAGCCTGCATCGGTACGGGCAATATGCACGAGGGCACAGCCCGTGTCTACACCGATGTGATGCTCATGACCGCCAATAAGTGTGTGGCGAGGGAGGTGGCGGATGTCTTTAAGTACATCGAGAAGCCTTACCTAGACACCCACTTTAAGGAGCTGCTAGTCTCGCCAAATGATATGCGTCGTCGCTTTACCGCTCTGATCAATCGGGAGATCAAAAACAAGCTCGCTGGCAGGCCTGCCTACATTATGGTCAAGGTGAATCACATCGTTGACCCAGCCCTCATCAAGCGTCTCTACGCAGCCTCTCAGGCGGGTGTAGACGTTGACCTCTTGGTGCGTGGTAACTGTTCGCTGGTGCCGGGTGTCAAAGGGGTGAGCGAAAACATTCGCGTCTATGGCATCATAGATCGCTATCTGGAGCACTCGCGTATCTTTATCTTTTGCAATAATGACGATCCGCTTTACTTCATCGGCTCAGCGGACTGGATGCAGCGCAACCTAGACCGGCGTATCGAGGTGGTGGCTCCTGTCTACGACAAGGAGATACAGCGAGACCTGCATCACATCGTGGCGTGCGGACTGCAAGATGTATCGCAGGGACACTACGTCAATAGTCACGACGGTCGTCCTCGGCGTGAGGATGCTCCGACGCCATGGTACCGCTCGCAGACCGACCTCTACGCTTACTACCTACAGCAAGACATAGACACTGATACGAAGATATGA